From Candidatus Nitricoxidivorans perseverans, the proteins below share one genomic window:
- the nirD gene encoding nitrite reductase small subunit NirD has protein sequence MNIEKTEWIDLCAIDDIPRQGGRALHTPMGELAIFRTVDDRLFALDGKCPHRGGPLSQGMVHGHRVTCPLHGLNIDLDTGEAIAPDSGCVRKHPLRGEAGRVLIGVVREPVLAGA, from the coding sequence ATGAACATCGAAAAAACAGAATGGATCGACCTGTGCGCCATCGACGACATCCCGCGCCAGGGCGGGCGGGCGTTGCATACCCCGATGGGGGAGCTGGCGATCTTCCGCACGGTGGATGACCGGCTCTTCGCCCTGGACGGCAAGTGCCCCCATCGCGGGGGCCCGCTGTCCCAGGGCATGGTTCATGGCCATCGGGTGACCTGCCCCCTGCATGGACTCAACATCGATCTCGACACAGGGGAGGCCATCGCACCCGACAGCGGTTGTGTGCGCAAGCATCCACTGCGCGGCGAGGCCGGGCGAGTGCTGATCGGCGTGGTGCGGGAGCCGGTCTTGGCGGGCGCATAG
- a CDS encoding MBL fold metallo-hydrolase encodes MTTLHFPHETPPPAGATPAVAPGVRWLRMPLPYALDHVNLWLLEDGDFWTAVDTGIALDEVRRAWESALAGRWLARQIVTHFHPDHLGLAAWLEARAGAPLWITEGEFLAACATIDGTGDRSVAAALDFFRRHGLDEARLSALEKRGNAYARGVPALPASWRKIADGEEISIGGRAWRVIVGHGHSPEHASLYCESLGVLIAGDMMLPRISTNISAFAGIPGGNPLADFLASITRLAELPGDTLVLPSHGLPFRGLRARAAQLEAHHRARCDDLLKVCAGQPRTAAELLPVLFARDISDPHQLLFAMGEAIAHLDYLEQAGAMARLEADGVIRFCSGMTPASAGVGLP; translated from the coding sequence GTGACGACGCTCCATTTCCCCCACGAGACCCCGCCGCCGGCCGGCGCGACGCCGGCCGTGGCGCCGGGCGTGCGTTGGCTGCGCATGCCACTCCCCTATGCGCTCGACCACGTCAACCTGTGGCTGCTGGAAGACGGGGATTTCTGGACGGCCGTCGACACCGGCATCGCGCTCGACGAGGTGCGGCGCGCATGGGAGTCGGCGCTGGCGGGGCGGTGGCTGGCGCGCCAGATCGTCACCCACTTCCATCCCGACCACCTGGGCTTGGCCGCCTGGCTGGAAGCGCGCGCCGGCGCGCCGCTGTGGATCACGGAAGGCGAGTTTCTGGCCGCTTGCGCGACCATTGACGGAACCGGCGACCGTTCGGTGGCGGCGGCGCTCGACTTCTTCCGCCGCCACGGCCTCGACGAAGCCCGGCTTTCGGCGCTCGAAAAACGCGGCAACGCCTACGCCCGTGGCGTGCCGGCGCTGCCGGCGTCGTGGCGGAAGATCGCCGACGGCGAGGAAATCTCCATCGGCGGGCGCGCCTGGCGGGTCATCGTCGGCCACGGCCATTCGCCAGAGCATGCGAGCCTTTACTGCGAGTCCCTCGGCGTGCTGATCGCCGGCGACATGATGCTACCGCGCATCTCCACCAACATCAGCGCTTTCGCGGGCATTCCCGGCGGCAACCCGCTGGCCGACTTCCTCGCCTCGATCACACGGCTGGCCGAGCTGCCCGGGGACACCCTGGTGCTGCCCTCGCACGGCCTGCCCTTCCGGGGCCTGCGCGCGCGCGCCGCCCAACTGGAAGCGCACCATCGCGCCCGCTGCGACGATCTGCTCAAGGTCTGCGCCGGGCAGCCGAGGACGGCCGCCGAGCTGCTGCCGGTGCTGTTCGCGCGCGACATTTCAGACCCGCACCAACTGCTCTTCGCCATGGGCGAGGCCATCGCCCACCTGGACTACCTGGAACAGGCCGGTGCGATGGCGCGATTGGAAGCGGACGGCGTCATTCGCTTTTGCTCCGGCATGACGCCCGCATCGGCGGGCGTCGGCCTTCCCTGA
- a CDS encoding MFS transporter produces the protein MNRLPAGVVALGFVSLLMDVSSEMIHSLLPIFMVGVLGASALVVGVIEGVAEATAAITKIFSGAVSDWLGRRKPLLLLGYGLAALTKPLFPLATGIGAVMTARFIDRIGKGIRGAPRDALVADLTPPEQRGAAYGLRQSMDTVGAFLGPALALALMAATAGDFRLVFWFAAAPAFLCVAVIAFGIREPEAAAPAAPRRFPIRRAELARLPPGFWQVTAFAAILTLARFSEAFLLLRAENVGLSATWIPAIMIVMNITYAASAYPFGRMSDDGGRHGLLALGIGFLIAADLILALAGNAWTVGFGAVFWGLHMGATQGLLSALVAEAAPADLRGTAFGIFNLLTGIVLLVASVLAGGLWTLLGPAATFLAGAAFAAVALPGLLRHRAA, from the coding sequence ATGAACAGGCTCCCCGCCGGCGTGGTCGCCCTCGGCTTCGTCAGCCTGCTGATGGACGTTTCCTCGGAGATGATCCACAGCCTGCTGCCGATTTTCATGGTCGGCGTGCTGGGCGCCAGCGCGCTGGTGGTGGGCGTCATCGAGGGCGTCGCCGAGGCCACCGCCGCCATCACCAAGATATTCTCGGGCGCCGTCAGCGACTGGCTCGGCCGCCGCAAGCCGCTGCTGCTGCTCGGCTACGGCCTGGCGGCCCTGACCAAGCCGCTCTTCCCGCTGGCCACGGGCATCGGCGCGGTGATGACGGCCCGCTTCATCGACCGCATCGGCAAGGGCATCCGCGGCGCGCCGCGCGACGCACTCGTGGCCGACCTCACGCCGCCGGAACAGCGGGGCGCCGCCTACGGGCTGCGCCAGTCCATGGATACCGTCGGCGCGTTCCTCGGCCCGGCCCTCGCGCTCGCGCTGATGGCGGCCACGGCGGGGGACTTCCGCCTCGTATTCTGGTTCGCCGCGGCGCCGGCCTTCCTGTGCGTCGCCGTGATCGCCTTCGGCATCCGCGAGCCGGAGGCGGCAGCGCCCGCCGCGCCGCGCCGCTTCCCCATCCGCCGGGCGGAACTGGCCCGACTGCCGCCCGGCTTCTGGCAGGTGACCGCCTTCGCCGCCATCCTGACCCTGGCGCGCTTCTCGGAAGCCTTCCTGCTGCTGCGGGCCGAGAATGTCGGCCTGTCGGCCACCTGGATACCGGCCATCATGATCGTCATGAACATCACCTACGCCGCCAGCGCCTATCCCTTCGGCCGCATGTCCGACGATGGCGGCCGCCACGGGCTGCTGGCCCTCGGGATCGGCTTCCTGATCGCCGCCGACCTGATCCTGGCGCTGGCGGGCAACGCCTGGACCGTCGGTTTCGGCGCGGTCTTCTGGGGCCTGCACATGGGGGCCACGCAGGGATTGCTGTCCGCCCTCGTCGCCGAGGCGGCGCCGGCGGACCTGCGGGGCACGGCTTTCGGCATCTTCAACCTCCTCACGGGCATCGTCCTGCTGGTCGCCAGCGTGCTGGCCGGCGGCCTGTGGACCCTGCTGGGCCCGGCCGCCACCTTCCTCGCCGGCGCCGCCTTCGCCGCCGTGGCACTGCCGGGATTGTTGCGGCATCGCGCCGCCTGA
- the rapZ gene encoding RNase adapter RapZ encodes MQLVLISGLSGSGKSIALNVLEDAGFFCVDNLPATLLPQLVSQLRGEGCGRAAAAMDMRGGATIAALPKQLRDLRADGGIDLSFIFLDAPDDVLIQRFSETRRRHPLADGDITLAEAIRGEREALETLAGLGHRIDTGNLRPNALRAFVKDFVQIDEKTGLTLLFESFGFKHGLPLDADLVFDVRCLPNPHYDPALRPLTGLDAEVIAFLETQPDVGRMLGDIGDFIERWLPAYLRDNRSYLTVALGCTGGQHRSVWFAERLAARFRDGMRVLVRHRNLAG; translated from the coding sequence ATGCAGCTCGTCCTCATCAGCGGCCTGTCCGGCTCCGGAAAATCCATCGCCCTCAACGTGCTCGAGGACGCCGGTTTCTTCTGCGTGGACAACCTGCCGGCGACCCTGCTGCCCCAGCTGGTCTCGCAGCTGCGCGGCGAAGGCTGCGGGCGCGCCGCCGCGGCCATGGACATGCGCGGCGGCGCCACCATCGCCGCCCTGCCCAAGCAGCTGCGCGACTTGCGGGCCGATGGCGGAATCGACCTCTCCTTCATCTTCCTCGACGCCCCCGACGACGTCCTGATCCAGCGGTTTTCGGAAACGCGCCGCCGGCATCCGCTGGCCGACGGCGACATCACGCTTGCCGAAGCGATCCGCGGCGAGCGCGAGGCGCTCGAGACTCTGGCCGGCCTCGGCCACCGCATCGATACCGGCAACCTGCGGCCCAACGCCCTGCGGGCCTTCGTCAAGGATTTCGTCCAGATCGACGAGAAGACGGGCCTGACGCTGCTGTTCGAATCCTTCGGCTTCAAGCACGGCCTGCCGCTCGACGCCGACCTCGTCTTCGACGTGCGCTGCCTGCCCAACCCGCATTACGACCCGGCCCTGCGGCCGCTCACGGGGCTGGACGCCGAGGTGATCGCCTTCCTCGAAACCCAGCCCGACGTGGGGCGCATGCTCGGCGATATCGGCGACTTCATCGAGCGCTGGCTGCCGGCCTACCTCCGCGACAACCGCTCCTACCTGACCGTGGCCCTCGGCTGCACCGGCGGCCAGCACCGCTCCGTCTGGTTCGCCGAACGGCTGGCGGCGCGCTTCAGGGACGGTATGCGGGTGCTGGTGCGGCATCGGAATCTTGCCGGGTGA
- a CDS encoding NusG domain II-containing protein: MKPWLPLLRLGDWLVAGAGLVAVAASFPLLWRGGAAERAVVRLDGRIVAEVPLTAARRIDVAGPLGTTVVEVAPGRARVASDPGPRQYCVKQGWLTRPNAVAICAPNHVSLALTGRQPGYDSLSY, from the coding sequence GTGAAACCCTGGCTCCCCCTGCTGCGCCTCGGCGACTGGCTGGTGGCCGGGGCGGGGTTGGTCGCGGTCGCAGCCTCCTTTCCGCTGCTCTGGCGCGGCGGGGCGGCGGAAAGGGCGGTGGTGCGGCTCGACGGCCGCATCGTCGCGGAAGTTCCGCTGACGGCGGCCCGGCGCATCGACGTGGCCGGCCCGCTGGGCACGACGGTGGTGGAGGTCGCGCCCGGCCGCGCCCGCGTGGCCTCCGATCCCGGCCCGCGCCAGTATTGCGTGAAGCAGGGCTGGCTCACGCGGCCCAATGCCGTCGCGATCTGCGCGCCCAACCATGTGAGCCTCGCCCTGACCGGGCGGCAGCCGGGATATGACTCCCTCAGCTATTGA
- a CDS encoding Gx transporter family protein, translated as MTPSAIELTATPDDRRIARYAAAAIALTVAEAAIPSPLPGVKPGLANIVVLVVLVRHGWSDAAWVSLLRVLAGSLLVGQFLAPGFFLGLTGALASLAVLAASSRLPKRFFGPVSHSVLAAFAHIGGQLALARLWLVPHDGVFYLVPIFAATALGFGIVNGLIAARLLEEEK; from the coding sequence ATGACTCCCTCAGCTATTGAACTGACCGCCACGCCGGACGATCGGCGCATCGCCCGCTACGCGGCGGCGGCCATCGCGCTGACGGTGGCCGAGGCGGCGATTCCCTCGCCCCTGCCCGGCGTGAAGCCGGGGCTGGCGAACATCGTCGTGCTGGTCGTGCTCGTCCGCCACGGCTGGTCCGACGCGGCCTGGGTGTCACTGCTGCGCGTGCTCGCCGGCAGCCTGCTGGTCGGCCAGTTCCTGGCGCCCGGCTTCTTCCTGGGCCTTACCGGCGCGCTCGCGAGCCTCGCCGTCCTGGCCGCGTCGAGCCGGCTGCCGAAGCGATTCTTCGGGCCGGTGAGCCACAGCGTGCTGGCGGCCTTCGCCCACATCGGCGGACAATTGGCGCTGGCCCGCCTGTGGCTGGTGCCCCACGACGGCGTCTTCTACCTGGTGCCGATATTCGCCGCCACGGCCCTGGGCTTCGGCATCGTCAATGGACTGATCGCGGCCCGCCTGCTGGAGGAGGAAAAATGA
- a CDS encoding UbiX family flavin prenyltransferase, which yields MNPTKTVAVAFTGASGFIYGLRLVECLLRADARVWLMYSEAAQVVARQETDMTLPDAPEAAQRQLSERFGVPEGRIKVFGRKDWFAPPASGSNPPDAVVICPCSMGTLGRVAAGLADDLIARAADVALKEGRKLILVPRETPLSAIHLENMLKLSRAGAVILPPSPGFYHHPRSVADMVDFVVARILDQIGVGHALTPRWGDGGGGDCL from the coding sequence ATGAACCCGACCAAAACTGTCGCCGTCGCCTTCACGGGCGCCTCCGGCTTCATCTACGGCCTGCGGCTCGTCGAATGCCTGCTTCGGGCCGACGCGCGCGTCTGGCTGATGTATTCCGAGGCGGCGCAGGTCGTCGCCCGGCAGGAAACGGACATGACGCTGCCCGACGCACCCGAGGCCGCGCAGCGGCAGCTTTCGGAACGCTTCGGCGTGCCCGAGGGCCGGATCAAAGTCTTCGGCCGGAAGGACTGGTTCGCGCCGCCGGCCTCCGGCTCGAATCCGCCGGACGCGGTCGTCATCTGCCCGTGCAGCATGGGCACGCTCGGCCGCGTGGCGGCGGGGCTGGCCGACGACCTGATCGCCCGCGCCGCCGACGTGGCGCTCAAGGAGGGCCGCAAACTCATCCTGGTGCCGCGCGAGACGCCGCTTTCCGCCATCCACCTGGAAAACATGCTCAAGCTTTCCCGCGCCGGCGCCGTCATCCTGCCGCCCAGCCCGGGCTTCTACCACCATCCGCGGAGCGTCGCCGACATGGTGGATTTCGTCGTCGCCCGCATCCTCGACCAGATCGGCGTCGGGCATGCGCTCACGCCCCGCTGGGGCGACGGCGGGGGGGGGGATTGCCTGTGA
- a CDS encoding TonB-dependent receptor, whose amino-acid sequence MYRRSTFAALAAILINVFPAHAEQDEAAIVVTATRQPSRISALAADISVIERSQIEAAGPAATLGDLLATVPGVELSRQGSRGAGENIFIRGANAGHTLVLVDGLRAGSATLGQTAIEAIPLAQVERVEILRGPASALYGSDAIGGVIRVTTRQGEDAPRLDARIGAGSHGSQEALVSHAGRAGALRYAIRAGDSRATGVSAITNPSSAAYNADKDGYWRRHLALDVAWRSGEATEMGMQWLDSDGMSRHDASWPNAASDWQNRHSVSALAVHGRHRLSKSWTAEVRLGRSEDDSITTPSSTAGQASDNYRTRQDQFSCQNDLSLPVGRGLVALESLREGVLSTKAYTSVMRSTDSLVLGWNGSVDAHVWQAGARRDENSQFGGKTTHTLNYGYRFLPGWKASAGVGTSFKAPTLNDLYYPNTPFEGVGNPGLVPESGRSREIALHYYGKIAEASLTVFRNDIRNLIQWEETSPGSWFYTPSNIGSARITGLTAAGKTRLGEWSVDGHLTLQSPKNRSNGEYLTRRALRFGGVSASRMLGNWNVGAEFQGAGHRYDAPDFTTRRNTRVLTGYNVVHLRGEYRLDPQWSMLVRIDNLLDEQYELARSSTTNYASLGRFAFIGMRFVMK is encoded by the coding sequence ATGTATCGCCGCTCCACCTTTGCCGCGCTCGCGGCAATTCTCATCAATGTTTTCCCCGCCCACGCCGAACAGGACGAAGCGGCCATCGTCGTCACGGCGACGCGCCAGCCCAGCCGCATTTCCGCGCTGGCTGCCGACATCTCGGTCATCGAACGCAGCCAGATCGAGGCGGCCGGCCCCGCTGCCACCTTGGGCGACCTGCTCGCCACCGTGCCCGGCGTGGAACTTTCGCGCCAGGGAAGCCGCGGGGCGGGCGAGAACATCTTCATCCGCGGCGCAAATGCCGGACACACCCTGGTGCTCGTGGATGGCCTGCGCGCAGGCTCCGCCACCCTGGGGCAGACCGCCATCGAGGCGATTCCGCTGGCGCAGGTGGAGCGCGTCGAAATCCTGCGCGGCCCGGCCTCCGCCCTGTACGGCTCCGATGCGATCGGCGGCGTGATCCGTGTCACCACGCGCCAGGGCGAGGATGCGCCGCGCCTGGACGCCCGCATCGGCGCCGGAAGTCATGGCTCGCAGGAAGCCCTGGTATCGCATGCGGGCCGGGCGGGTGCCCTGAGGTATGCGATCCGCGCCGGCGACAGCCGCGCCACCGGCGTCAGCGCCATCACCAACCCGTCCAGCGCCGCCTACAACGCGGACAAGGATGGCTACTGGCGCCGCCATCTCGCCCTGGATGTCGCGTGGCGCTCCGGCGAAGCCACCGAGATGGGCATGCAATGGCTCGACAGCGACGGCATGAGCCGTCATGACGCCAGCTGGCCGAACGCCGCCTCCGACTGGCAGAACCGCCACTCCGTTTCGGCCCTTGCAGTCCATGGGCGCCACCGCCTTTCGAAAAGCTGGACTGCGGAAGTTCGCCTGGGGCGCAGCGAGGACGATTCCATCACCACGCCATCGAGCACGGCCGGGCAGGCGAGCGACAACTATCGTACCCGGCAGGACCAGTTCTCCTGTCAGAACGATCTGAGCCTGCCGGTCGGCCGGGGGCTGGTGGCGCTGGAATCGCTGCGCGAGGGCGTGCTCTCGACCAAGGCATACACAAGCGTCATGCGAAGCACCGATTCGCTTGTGCTCGGCTGGAACGGCAGCGTCGATGCCCATGTCTGGCAGGCAGGCGCGCGGCGCGACGAAAATTCCCAGTTCGGCGGAAAGACCACCCACACCCTCAACTACGGCTACCGCTTCCTGCCGGGGTGGAAGGCGTCGGCAGGCGTCGGCACCTCGTTCAAGGCGCCGACGCTGAACGATCTCTATTATCCGAACACGCCTTTCGAGGGCGTCGGCAATCCCGGCCTTGTTCCGGAAAGCGGACGCAGCCGGGAGATCGCGCTTCATTACTACGGGAAGATCGCCGAAGCGTCGTTGACGGTTTTCCGCAACGACATCCGGAATCTGATCCAGTGGGAAGAAACTTCGCCCGGCTCGTGGTTCTACACGCCATCCAACATCGGCTCGGCCCGCATCACCGGCCTGACCGCCGCCGGCAAGACGCGTCTGGGCGAATGGTCTGTAGATGGGCATCTGACCTTACAGTCGCCGAAGAACCGGAGCAACGGCGAATACCTGACGCGGCGCGCGCTCCGCTTCGGCGGCGTTTCCGCAAGCCGTATGCTGGGCAACTGGAACGTCGGCGCCGAGTTCCAAGGCGCCGGCCACCGTTACGACGCGCCTGACTTCACGACGCGCCGCAACACCAGGGTGTTGACGGGCTACAACGTCGTCCATCTCCGGGGCGAGTACCGCCTCGATCCGCAGTGGTCGATGCTCGTGCGCATCGACAACCTGCTCGACGAGCAATACGAGCTGGCGCGCAGCTCGACCACCAATTACGCATCCCTCGGCAGGTTCGCGTTCATCGGAATGCGCTTCGTGATGAAATAG
- a CDS encoding iron ABC transporter permease: MPTRRRALLVLVLLLLLAAASLLAALLVGSLAIPPAEAWDALTKVSPGGTAAAVMLDLRLPRALAGFACGGLLALAGALMQVLLRNPLADPYVLGISGGASVGALTAMLLGLAGIGIAGLSFAGALAAMLLVFGLAHGDGSWTQTRLLLTGVVVAAGCGAAVALILSIAPEQKIHGMLFWLMGDLSQAVEVLPSLAALAVSLAVALPFARELNLLARGAEQAVALGVAVPTLRRLIYAVASLATAVAVTTAGSIGFVGLIVPHLMRLACGPDLRLLLPAVVLAGGSLLVLADTLARTVVAPIQLPVGVLTALIGVPAFLYLLGRSGRS, encoded by the coding sequence ATGCCCACCCGACGCCGCGCCTTGCTGGTCCTTGTCCTGCTGCTCCTGCTGGCGGCGGCGAGCCTGCTGGCGGCGCTGCTGGTGGGATCGCTGGCGATTCCGCCCGCGGAGGCGTGGGACGCGCTGACGAAAGTCAGCCCCGGCGGGACGGCGGCGGCGGTGATGCTCGATCTGCGCCTGCCGCGCGCGCTGGCCGGTTTCGCCTGCGGCGGCTTGCTCGCCCTGGCCGGTGCGCTGATGCAGGTGCTGCTGCGCAACCCGCTGGCCGACCCCTATGTGCTGGGCATCTCCGGCGGCGCCAGCGTCGGGGCGCTGACCGCGATGCTGCTGGGGCTCGCCGGCATCGGCATCGCCGGACTCTCGTTCGCCGGGGCGCTGGCCGCCATGCTGCTGGTGTTCGGGCTGGCCCACGGCGACGGCAGCTGGACGCAGACGCGGCTCCTGCTCACCGGCGTCGTCGTCGCCGCCGGCTGCGGCGCCGCGGTGGCGCTGATCCTTTCCATCGCGCCGGAGCAGAAGATCCACGGCATGCTGTTCTGGCTCATGGGCGATCTCTCCCAGGCGGTGGAAGTCCTGCCTTCGCTGGCCGCGCTGGCCGTGTCGCTCGCCGTCGCGCTGCCCTTCGCTCGGGAGTTGAATCTTCTTGCGCGCGGCGCTGAGCAGGCCGTGGCGCTGGGCGTCGCGGTGCCGACGCTGCGCCGCCTGATCTACGCCGTCGCCTCGCTCGCCACCGCCGTCGCGGTGACGACCGCCGGCTCCATCGGCTTCGTCGGACTGATCGTGCCGCATCTCATGCGGCTGGCCTGCGGCCCCGACCTGCGCCTGCTGCTGCCGGCCGTCGTGCTCGCGGGCGGCAGCCTGCTCGTGCTGGCCGACACGCTCGCGCGCACCGTCGTCGCGCCGATCCAGTTGCCCGTCGGCGTGCTCACCGCGCTGATCGGCGTCCCGGCATTCCTCTATCTGCTCGGCCGGAGCGGAAGATCGTGA
- a CDS encoding ABC transporter ATP-binding protein has product MILSARNLSVSIGLHKVCLGLDLDLAPGGRLAILGRNGAGKSTLLATLAGLRAADAGTLLLAGRTYAEHGPREAAKLRGWLGQDRSDPFASSVLETVLTGRHPHLSRWSWESAEDADVARAALAAMGLDGMEEREVHTLSGGERQRAAIATLLAQQPRLYLLDEPLAHLDLNHQIATLELLSRRAQDEGVAVAMVLHDPNLALRYCDQAVLLHGDSRHIAGPAADILDAAMLSDLYGHPLRRVENFFVPE; this is encoded by the coding sequence GTGATCCTTTCGGCGCGCAATCTGTCCGTCAGCATCGGCCTGCACAAGGTATGCCTAGGCCTCGACCTCGACCTCGCGCCGGGCGGCCGGCTGGCGATCCTGGGCCGCAACGGCGCCGGCAAGTCGACGCTGCTTGCCACGCTCGCGGGCCTGCGAGCGGCCGACGCCGGCACGCTCCTGCTCGCCGGCCGAACCTACGCCGAGCACGGCCCGCGCGAGGCGGCGAAGCTGCGCGGCTGGCTCGGCCAGGATCGCAGCGACCCCTTCGCCAGCTCCGTGCTGGAGACTGTGCTGACCGGCCGCCATCCGCACCTCTCGCGCTGGTCGTGGGAGTCCGCGGAGGATGCGGACGTCGCGCGCGCCGCGCTGGCGGCGATGGGACTGGACGGCATGGAGGAGCGCGAGGTGCACACGCTCTCCGGCGGCGAACGGCAGCGCGCCGCCATCGCGACCCTGCTCGCGCAGCAGCCGAGGCTCTACCTGCTCGACGAGCCGCTCGCCCACCTCGACCTCAACCACCAGATCGCCACGCTCGAACTGCTGTCGCGGCGCGCGCAAGACGAGGGCGTCGCCGTCGCGATGGTGCTGCACGACCCCAACCTGGCCCTGCGCTACTGCGACCAGGCGGTGCTGCTCCACGGCGACAGCCGCCATATCGCCGGGCCGGCGGCGGACATCCTCGACGCCGCGATGCTCTCTGACCTCTACGGCCACCCGCTGCGGCGTGTCGAAAATTTCTTCGTTCCGGAGTAA